In the genome of Roseovarius sp. Pro17, the window AAAGAACCATGGGTTTGTGAACGTGGTCGTCGATGTCGAGGATTACGGTCCATTGCTGGACGAAATGACTGCAAACGATGGCGGCACGACGCTAGCCTTTCGCCAGAAACTGGCGATGACAGCATACTCGCGAACAGCGGCTTACGATTCGGCTGTGTCCACTTGGATGGCCGCACAGCAAGGCGATATCGCCCCTCGTCGCCGCACCGTCGCTGGCACATTGGCCCAAGTGCTACGGTATGGCGAAAACCCCCATCAATCCGCCAGCTTTTATACCGATGGCAGCGCCCGCCCCGGCGTGGCGACAGCCCGCCAGCTACAGGGCAAAGCGCTGAGCTATAACAACATAAACGACACCGACGCCGCGTTCGAGCTGGCCAGCGAATTCGCCACAGCAGACGGTCCCGCCTGCGCGATCATCAAACACGCCAACCCCTGCGGCGTGGCCCGCGCGGGGACGCTGAAAGAGGCCTACATGCGCGCCTTTGACTGCGACCGCACCTCGGCCTTTGGCGGGATCATCGCGCTGAACCAGCCGTTGGACGGCGCCACCGCCGAGGAAATCGCGCAGATATTCACCGAAGTCGTCATCGCCCCCGGCGCAGACGAGGACGCGCGCCGCATCTTTGAGGCCAAGAAAAATCTGCGCCTGCTGATCACCGAAGGCATGGCTGATCCGCGTGCCGCCGCGCAGACGATCCGGCAGGTATCGGGCGGCTATCTGATGCAGGACAAGGATAACGGACATATCGACGCGAGCGATCTAAAAGTCGTGACGAAACGCCAGCCAACCGACGCGGAAATGGCTGACCTGCTGTTCGCATGGAAGGTCGCCAAGCACGTCAAATCCAACGCCATCGTCTACGTCAAGGACGGCGCAACCGTCGGCGTCGGCGCGGGCCAGATGAGCCGTGTGGACAGCTGCCGCATCGCCGCGCGCAAATCGCAGGACATGGCAGACGCGCTGGGGCTGCCCGCGCCCCTGACCCAAGGCAGCGTAGTCGCCTCGGACGCGTTCTTTCCCTTTGCCGATGGTCTGCTGACGGCAGCCGAGGCCGGCGCGACGGCGGTGATCCATCCCGGTGGGTCGATGCGCGACGACGATGTTATCGCGGCCGCCGACGAGGCCGGCCTTGCAATGGTACTGACCGGTATGCGGCATTTTCGCCACTAGCTCCTTCCGGCCTTGGGAGGGCACGTTATGAAAACCGTTTTCTGGACGGCCTTTTGGGTCTTTCTGCTGGATCAGGCGACCAAATATCTGACGGTTCACTGGATGGACCTGCGCAATCTGGGCGCGATCGACGTCTGGCCGCCCTTCCTCAATCTGCGCATGGCATGGAATTACGGGAT includes:
- the purH gene encoding bifunctional phosphoribosylaminoimidazolecarboxamide formyltransferase/IMP cyclohydrolase, encoding MTDIAPIRRALLSVSDKTGLIDLGRALASQGVELLSTGGSAKALRDAGLDVRDVADVTGFPEMMDGRVKTLHPAVHGGLLALRDNDEHVKAMEQHGIGAIDLLVVNLYPFESTVADGADYDTCIENIDIGGPAMIRAAAKNHGFVNVVVDVEDYGPLLDEMTANDGGTTLAFRQKLAMTAYSRTAAYDSAVSTWMAAQQGDIAPRRRTVAGTLAQVLRYGENPHQSASFYTDGSARPGVATARQLQGKALSYNNINDTDAAFELASEFATADGPACAIIKHANPCGVARAGTLKEAYMRAFDCDRTSAFGGIIALNQPLDGATAEEIAQIFTEVVIAPGADEDARRIFEAKKNLRLLITEGMADPRAAAQTIRQVSGGYLMQDKDNGHIDASDLKVVTKRQPTDAEMADLLFAWKVAKHVKSNAIVYVKDGATVGVGAGQMSRVDSCRIAARKSQDMADALGLPAPLTQGSVVASDAFFPFADGLLTAAEAGATAVIHPGGSMRDDDVIAAADEAGLAMVLTGMRHFRH